Below is a genomic region from Campylobacter geochelonis.
TTTTAGTAAAATTTAGTATTTTTATGATAGTTTTATTTTTTAGATATTTTTTAATTTACAAATTTAGATGTGTGCTAAATTTAAATGCCTTTTTATGATGATAAAATCAAGCTTTTATCAAAATTTGCAAATTTAAGCAAGAAATATAGTGTAAATGTTCGTTTATAGCTTTGTTAAAATATTTTATATAAATTTAAAAACAAAATATATTTATAAAAATTTAAAGCAAGGCTCAATTTAGCAATACTTTTTGCTAAAAAATAGCAAATTTATCCACAAACCAGCGAGTCTAAACGCATAAGCTAAATTTAAGCTAAAAAAATGCAAATGCGTTTTAAACTAAATTAGCCTAAATTTAGCCTAATTTATCGCATAGCCACAAAAATTCTACGCATTTTTAAAAAACACTTTAAAATTGCTAATTTAACTGCAAATTTCTATTTTTATACGAAGTGGCAGCTAAAAATTTTTGAGAAACATATTTTCAAATCATTAAATTTAGCTTAAAACCAAAGTCGCCACATATCCAAACCCGACCAACCAGCAAAGCAAGATAAAAGCTAAGATAAATGGCTTTTTACCAGCGCTTTTTAAGATATCTTTTCTAATACCAAGCCCAAGCGCAACCATCGCAACGCTTAACAAAATCGTATCGGCAAAATTTAAATACGGCAAAACTAAAGCTCTAAAATCACCAGTAAACAACGAGCCAACCCCAACAGCGACTAAAAACCAAATCGCAAAGTATGGGATAGAACCTTTAACTCCCTTATTAGCGCTATCGCCAGCAATCATAAAATTTTTAGCAACTCCCATCATCATTAAAAACGGCACAAGCATTAGCACTCTAAGCATTTTTATAATCACACTTAACTCTTCGCCCTCACCTCCAACAGCACATCCAGCAGCGACTGCGTGAGCCACTTCATGAAGTGTGCCACCCATATAAAAGCCCATTTGAGAGGCGTTAATGTCAAAAACTCCAGCCTTAAAAAGCAAAGGATATACAAACATCATCATCGTGCCAAAAACAACAACCGTACAAACCGCAACGCCAACTCTAGCGCTTCCTCCTTTTACAACGCTTTCAGTAGCTAAAACTGCCGCCGCCCCACAAATCGAGCTTCCAGCGCTTATAAGAATACAGCTTTTTTTATCAAGCCCAATCATCCGGCCGACAAAATAACCGATAAAAAATGTAGTAAAAACTATCAAAAACGCCATGCTTACACCACCAACGCCAACGAGTGCGATTTCATAAACTGTGATTCTAAACCCATAAAATATAATTCCAAGTCGCAAAATTTGCTTTGTTGATATAGCGATAACTGATGTTTTTTTAAGCAAATTTGTCGAATTTTTAGCTGTATTTGCAAAAATTGCTCCTAAAATTACAGCGATTATAAGTGGACTTATGGCTAAAGTTTTGACTGGTTTTAACTCCGAAATCAAAAAAGCCAACGAAGTTATAACCATAATGATAACCCACGAACTTACTTTTCTATAAAAATATAATTTTTTTGTGCTTTTTTCGTTGAATTTTTCTCTTTTTGTTACACTATGAAAGTGCCTATTTGGCTTGTTTTTGTTCATTTTTTCACCTGTTATATTAGTTTTTTAAAATAAATCCCATAATTATATCTAAAATTTTTATATAAAGTTGCTATTTATTTTGCTATAATTAAAGAATATTTTTTATAAAGGAATCTTATGACACTTAAACAAATAGAGTATTTTTTAAAAGTTTGCGAACTAAGACAGATTAGCGAGTGTTCTAAATTCTTCGGAATTTCTCAATCAGCTATGTCTATTGCCATAAAAAACCTTGAAATATCTTTAAATGGAAATCTGTTTGACAGAAGAGGTAAAAGTCTAATCCTAAACGAAAGAGGCAGGGCTTTTTTAAATTCTATCACTCCAGTGTATTATAAAATTTTAGAAATAGAAAAAAATATGAGGAACTCTAGTATGTTTGACATAAGCATAATGTCTAGTCAAAACGTCGGAAACTACCTACTTCCTTATATCTTAAGCGATTTTACAAATAAAGATTTTAACATTGATTTAGATGTTATAATATGCAACACTGAAAGAATTTTAGAATTTATCAAAAAAAATAAGTGCGATATAGGCTTGATTGAAAACAACCTAAGAGATAACGAAGTCAGCTCTATAAAAATTTGTAATGACGAACTTGTTGTTGTAACTGGCGATAAGAGATTTCAAGATAGAGAATTTAGCATAGCAGAAATAGCAAATTTAGGCTGGGTTGTAAGAGAAAAAGGCTCTGGAACTAGAGATATTTTGTTTGAAAATTTACCAAAAAATCTTAGCTTAAACGTTATTTTAGAACTAACTTCAACAGAGTCTATAAAAAGATGTATAAAAAATAAAACTCTTTTTACCTGTATGCCAAAGTTTGCTCTTAAAGGCGAACTTGATGATGGACTTTATGAGGTTAAAATACGAGGCGTTAAATTCTTAAGAGATCTTTCTATAGTCTATGCTAAAGATAAAGATGAGAGTGAAACATTCTCAAGAGTTATAAACATCTTAGTCGAAAAGATAAGGATGTATCACAACAACCTTACTTTATAAAATGGCTGAAATTTTATCATATAAGCTTAAAATTTCATCTCTTTTTATGATATAGCTGTTTTTGTTAGCTATTAGGTGAGCTGAACTTTGCATGATAACTTCAGCCACCTTAAGTCCGTTTTGTTTCATAGTAGCGCCCGTTTCTACGTTATCAACTATCGCATCAGCTAGCCCGATTAAAGGAGCTAGTTCGATTGAGCCATAAAGTTTTATGATTTTAACTGGTGTTGCTTTTGAGGCAAAATACTCGCGCGTTATATTTGGCATTTTAGTTGCGATTTTAATGCCTGGGTTGTTGTAGTCTAACTCATACTCGTTTCTAACTCCAACACAAATTCTACACCTTCCTATACCCAAATCCAAAAGTCTTAAAACATCTGGTTTATGCTCTTCAAGCACATCTAGCCCAACCACTCCGATATCAGCAGCTCCGTTTGATACGTAAGTTGGTATGTCTTGATTTCTAACAGCTAAAAAACGAAAATTTCCCTCTTCCATGATAAGTTTTCTATCTTCAAAAAGAAAATCACTTTTAAAAATTTGTCTAAAAATTTTAAGCGTATCATCTGCGATTCGTCCCTTTGGAAGAGCTACTGTTATCATTTTAAATCCTTTTGTTTTATTGCTTTTAACATACCTCGAAAGACTAAATTTTTATCAAAAATAGCATTATCAAAAAATTTAGCAAAAAAGCTACCATCTCCACCGGTAAAAAATATCTTTTGATTTTTAGCAATATCTTTTATAGATAAAATTATAGGCATAACCACGCCATAAGTTACCGCATCGGCTGTTTTTTGCGGGATAGCGTTTGGGTCTATCTGAGAGTTAAATGGAATTTTTAAAGCTGGAGAAATCTCTTCATAAGCCTTTAAATACGAGCTAATCCCAGGAAGTATAAAGCCGCCAAGATGCCTGTTTTCAAGCATCGCATCAACAGTTATAGCACTTCCTGCATCAACCACAACTCCATTTTCGATAGTATAACAACCCGCTATTCTATCGATTCCTAGCCCTTTATAGGCCGTATCAAACTCAAAGCATGAAGCTATATCGATAAATTTAGAACTTTTTGGGCTAAATTTAGAATTTACATTTATATAGTATATATTTTGGGTTGGCAAATAGCTATTTAAAGCCTCTATGCTCATATGAGAAATTTTGCCATTATCATAAATTTTTGCAGAAAAGTTGCCTATATCACACAAAAGCATAACTACTCCAGCCTTTTTCTTTTAGTAAATTTAGGCTTTTTGAACAAATTTGAGAGTTATAAAAAAAGAGTTTTTTTTTGATAACTTTCCCCTCATCATCAGCTACTAAATTTGAAATCTCTTCTAAAATCGCAACATCTTTTTGTAAAAATCTACTAAGCGCATCTCTTATAAAAATCAAAGTATTATTTGACTTCATATCCACAGCAAACAAGGCGCTATAAGACTTTGAACGGGTAAATTTTGATAGTTCTATGCTTTTTGTTTTTTTAAAAAGCATACCTTTTTCTATCAAAATTTCCGTTAGTTTTTGGTTCATTAATCAAGCTTTAAATATCTATCATCATAGTAAAAAGCGTCGCTTCCAGTAAAACTTTTATCATCTATCTCATCGCTTAGCTCAAAAATTTGAGGGTTTTGTAAATTTAAATCTGTCTTTATAAAATATCCAGTTTTTTCAAAGATATATAAGCTATCGTTTTTAGCGATAACACCCGAATAGATGGCGAATTTAAACTTGTTTTGCGCAACTTCGTTTAAATTTAAATCATACACTTTTATAACTCCATCTTTTTTAAGAATATAAAATTTATCCTTATATCTTAATACATCTTTTATATCTTCTACTAATCTTTTATTTCCTGTCGGGCTAAGAAGCACAAGGTTTGTGTTTGTTGCAGCATACATAGTTTGTCCGACCATATCTAAAAATATAATATTATTAAAAAACGGCTCGGTGCTTACAAACATATCTTGCATAATTCTTGCACTTGCTCTATGAACTATAAAAAGCCTTCCATCAAGAGATGG
It encodes:
- a CDS encoding YeiH family protein, which encodes MNKNKPNRHFHSVTKREKFNEKSTKKLYFYRKVSSWVIIMVITSLAFLISELKPVKTLAISPLIIAVILGAIFANTAKNSTNLLKKTSVIAISTKQILRLGIIFYGFRITVYEIALVGVGGVSMAFLIVFTTFFIGYFVGRMIGLDKKSCILISAGSSICGAAAVLATESVVKGGSARVGVAVCTVVVFGTMMMFVYPLLFKAGVFDINASQMGFYMGGTLHEVAHAVAAGCAVGGEGEELSVIIKMLRVLMLVPFLMMMGVAKNFMIAGDSANKGVKGSIPYFAIWFLVAVGVGSLFTGDFRALVLPYLNFADTILLSVAMVALGLGIRKDILKSAGKKPFILAFILLCWLVGFGYVATLVLS
- a CDS encoding LysR family transcriptional regulator, with protein sequence MTLKQIEYFLKVCELRQISECSKFFGISQSAMSIAIKNLEISLNGNLFDRRGKSLILNERGRAFLNSITPVYYKILEIEKNMRNSSMFDISIMSSQNVGNYLLPYILSDFTNKDFNIDLDVIICNTERILEFIKKNKCDIGLIENNLRDNEVSSIKICNDELVVVTGDKRFQDREFSIAEIANLGWVVREKGSGTRDILFENLPKNLSLNVILELTSTESIKRCIKNKTLFTCMPKFALKGELDDGLYEVKIRGVKFLRDLSIVYAKDKDESETFSRVINILVEKIRMYHNNLTL
- the hisG gene encoding ATP phosphoribosyltransferase, whose translation is MITVALPKGRIADDTLKIFRQIFKSDFLFEDRKLIMEEGNFRFLAVRNQDIPTYVSNGAADIGVVGLDVLEEHKPDVLRLLDLGIGRCRICVGVRNEYELDYNNPGIKIATKMPNITREYFASKATPVKIIKLYGSIELAPLIGLADAIVDNVETGATMKQNGLKVAEVIMQSSAHLIANKNSYIIKRDEILSLYDKISAIL
- a CDS encoding type III pantothenate kinase; protein product: MLLCDIGNFSAKIYDNGKISHMSIEALNSYLPTQNIYYINVNSKFSPKSSKFIDIASCFEFDTAYKGLGIDRIAGCYTIENGVVVDAGSAITVDAMLENRHLGGFILPGISSYLKAYEEISPALKIPFNSQIDPNAIPQKTADAVTYGVVMPIILSIKDIAKNQKIFFTGGDGSFFAKFFDNAIFDKNLVFRGMLKAIKQKDLK